In Iodobacter fluviatilis, one DNA window encodes the following:
- the mltB gene encoding lytic murein transglycosylase B, whose product MRKFLPLLLVSLMGMAHADEALVAREDVQAYIKATAATYQFSEEELVQTLSRATHKSNVLDILDRPSTARPWYTFRVNFVNPARSLAGAKFWREHAIAIKEISERYGVEPEVIVAILGAETNYGKNTGSFHILDVLSTIAFDYPRRAEFFQKELTEFLLLAREEKEDPMDFTGSYAGAMGWPQFMPSSFRQYAVDYDQNGHRDIWNHPNDAIASVANYLKAHGWEKGQPAYAAVNINADMSDIFADKFNLHYTVGQLMQKGVVPISELNTEDKAVLFSLETEPGFTSHYLGFNNFYVITRYNKSTLYATAVLQLSESILKSYQEGDDLKPPKAAAKPVKPVKKSGAWR is encoded by the coding sequence ATGCGTAAATTTTTACCCCTGTTATTAGTCAGCCTGATGGGCATGGCGCACGCCGACGAGGCTTTAGTTGCGCGAGAAGATGTGCAGGCTTATATCAAGGCTACTGCAGCAACTTATCAATTCAGTGAAGAAGAACTGGTGCAAACGCTAAGCCGGGCTACGCATAAAAGCAATGTGCTGGATATTTTAGACCGCCCATCTACCGCCCGTCCCTGGTATACCTTCCGCGTTAATTTTGTAAATCCTGCACGCAGCCTAGCAGGCGCTAAATTCTGGCGCGAGCACGCGATTGCGATCAAAGAAATCAGCGAACGCTACGGGGTAGAGCCTGAAGTCATTGTGGCTATTCTGGGGGCAGAAACGAATTACGGCAAAAACACCGGCAGCTTTCATATTTTAGATGTACTGAGCACCATTGCTTTTGATTACCCGCGCCGCGCCGAATTTTTTCAAAAAGAACTAACTGAATTCCTCTTACTGGCCCGTGAAGAAAAAGAAGACCCCATGGACTTTACTGGCTCCTACGCTGGAGCCATGGGCTGGCCACAATTTATGCCTTCATCGTTCCGTCAGTATGCCGTCGATTACGATCAGAACGGCCATCGTGACATCTGGAATCACCCCAACGACGCCATCGCCAGCGTGGCAAATTACTTAAAAGCACATGGCTGGGAGAAAGGGCAACCAGCCTATGCCGCAGTCAATATCAATGCCGATATGAGCGATATCTTTGCTGATAAATTTAATCTGCACTACACCGTAGGCCAGCTGATGCAAAAAGGCGTCGTGCCCATCAGTGAGCTCAACACGGAAGACAAAGCCGTGTTATTTTCCCTTGAAACCGAGCCCGGCTTTACCAGCCACTATCTTGGCTTTAATAATTTTTATGTGATTACCCGCTACAACAAAAGTACGCTCTATGCGACAGCGGTGCTGCAACTTTCCGAAAGCATTTTAAAAAGCTATCAGGAAGGTGACGATTTAAAGCCCCCTAAAGCCGCAGCAAAGCCAGTTAAGCCGGTAAAAAAATCAGGCGCATGGCGCTAA